The following coding sequences are from one Chanos chanos chromosome 12, fChaCha1.1, whole genome shotgun sequence window:
- the LOC115824815 gene encoding 1-acylglycerol-3-phosphate O-acyltransferase ABHD5-like, translating to MAAVFAESVRNFRQFALFLLSSAACDPIDDQTEECKLFINSNPMARGGSWIEPDKRGFYGWDSNNNNLMEVLDMEKDLSERFRDKIKLIFKPKNINDYRNILNSLQELGEPGVISEGRFNEYCDFLKDCAKRRYSTMNPLADTEEELAQSRSWWISSWLPSWCPTSPSHLKDAEDRILQYLKVQFIRRRVPISNGNFIWTLSCNAAENLESPPEPQTLPAHAVGSRGPALVLLHGFGGGLGLWVKNLGALSQGGPVYALDLLGFGRSSRPTFSHDPQEVEEQFVRSLEEWRTAVGAELMILLGHNLGGYLSAAYALKYPHRVKHLVLVEPWGFPERPSVPEAERQIPMWIKALGAAMSPFNPLALLRVAGPLGPILLQTLRPDFKQKYSSVCDDETVSEYIYHLNAQTPSGETAFKNMTIPYGWAQRPMMHRIEMMDPRIPISIIYGSRSSIDGQSGQAIREHRPNSLTEITVIRGAGHYVFADQSEDFNQTILQIWNRVKEGDRRT from the exons ATGGCTGCAGTCTTTGCTGAATCGGTGAGAAACTTCCGTCAGTTTGCTCTTTTCCTGCTCAGTTCTGCAGCGTGTGACCCTATAGATGATCAAACTGAAGAGTGTAAACTGTTCATCAACTCTAATCCTATGGCAAGAGGGGGCTCCTGGATTGAACCGGACAAGAGAGGTTTTTACGGGTGGGACTCAAATAACAACAATCTAATGGAAGTACTGGACATGGAGAAGGATCTGAGTGAACGTTTTCGCGATAAGATAAAGCTCATATTTAAACCCAAAAATATCAATGATTACCGCAATATCCTCAATAGCCTACAAGAATTAGGAGAGCCTGGTGTCATAAGTGAAGGGAGGTTTAATGAGTATTGTGACTTTTTGAAAGACTGTG CAAAGAGGCGATACTCAACCATGAACCCCCTGGCCGATACGGAAGAAGAACTGGCACAGAGTAG gtcCTGGTGGATATCTAGCTGGCTGCCCTCCTGGTGTCCCACATCTCCCTCCCATCTAAAGGATGCAGAAGATAGAATACTccagt ATCTTAAAGTCCAGTTTATCAGAAGACGTGTTCCCATATCCAATGGGAACTTCATTTGGACTCTGTCATGTAACGCAGCGGAGAACCTAGAGAGCCCACCCGAACCCCAGACGCTACCGGCCCATGCAGTGGGTTCTCGGGGGCCTGCCCTGGTTCTGCTGCATGGTTTTGGAGGAGGGCTGGGACTGTGGGTGAAGAATCTGGGTGCCTTGTCTCAGGGCGGCCCTGTCTACGCTCTGGACCTTCTGGGATTTGGACGTAGCAGCAGACCAACCTTCAGCCACGACCCGCAGGAAGTGGAGGAACAGTTCGTCCGGTCGTTAGAAGAGTGGAGGACAGCAGTAGGCGCTGAGCTCATGATTCTACTGGGACACAACCTGGGAGGATATCTGTCTGCAGCTTATGCCCTGAAGTACCCACACAG AGTTAAACATTTGGTGTTAGTTGAGCCATGGGGTTTTCCCGAGCGGCCCAGTGTTCCAGAAGCGGAGCGTCAGATTCCGATGTGGATTAAAGCTCTGGGTGCTGCTATGAGCCCATTTAACCCACTGGCCCTCCTCAGAGTTGCTGGCCCCCTGG GTCCCATTTTACTGCAGACCCTCAGGCCAGACTTTAAGCAGAAATATTcatctgtctgtgatgatgaaacTGTGTCTGAATACATTTACCATCTTAATGCACAGACCCccag tggagagacagcCTTTAAGAACATGACGATACCCTATGGCTGGGCACAGCGACCCATGATGCATCGCATTGAGATGATGGATCCCAGAATTCCCATTTCAATTATCTATGGATCACGTTCCAGCATTGATGGCCAATCAGGACAAGCAATCCGAGAACACCGGCCCAACTCTTTAACAGAGATTACT GTGATAAGAGGAGCTGGACATTATGTATTTGCTGACCAGTCAGAGGACTTCAACCAGACAATCCTTCAAATAtggaacagagtgaaagagggtGATAGGAGGACATGA